A window of Sulfurovum riftiae contains these coding sequences:
- a CDS encoding YkvA family protein has protein sequence MSQNTQTLDESQQHKALILRDELADTFDEEKAEEFGKKNQNKSWYKDFMLLYHMVMDKEYSIDGKTKLAIAGALAYVILPIDIIPDFLPIVGWLDDAFVLSFTMASLAEEIERYKVFKGELS, from the coding sequence ATGTCACAGAACACACAAACCCTCGACGAATCCCAACAGCACAAAGCGCTCATCCTCAGAGATGAACTGGCAGATACCTTCGATGAAGAGAAAGCAGAAGAGTTCGGCAAGAAGAACCAGAACAAAAGCTGGTACAAGGACTTCATGCTGCTCTACCATATGGTAATGGACAAAGAGTACAGCATTGACGGTAAGACCAAACTGGCCATTGCCGGAGCTCTTGCCTATGTCATACTCCCCATAGACATCATTCCGGACTTCCTGCCCATCGTAGGCTGGCTGGACGATGCCTTCGTGCTTAGTTTCACCATGGCCAGTCTGGCAGAGGAAATAGAACGCTACAAAGTATTCAAAGGTGAGCTCTCCTGA
- a CDS encoding tyrosine-type recombinase/integrase → MNLMHIHIRGTTYHYRRRIPLELQQYTHTLYFAKALSKNKDMAMMLARNIDSIFDELLMTKRMGKEPDIGKLGIDQEKSVSEIKSYLTVTERSDDAQKTVTMHMELLSILLPEDLSGLTQETLDKSITILKKLPKRNIQKYKRFPIKELINMDIPKKDKLAPRGVNAYLKTLKSFLNFCYKRNYIEKQFDIPLIKSEIASRAERTALNINTIIKLINGAKTSELKSAYTLLYLTGMRLSEVFKCKVSMIDGVKCFDLTDTTIKLKTKNSYRLIPVHRSITEPEDLLTNIRSLHPEYIAKQCSKTLKSGTLYSLRHSFATDLASCGVAPHLISELMGHKQETMTLSRYIKGFPIEKLKQAIDTLTIKDYDNLT, encoded by the coding sequence ATGAATTTGATGCACATTCACATAAGAGGAACAACATACCACTATAGGCGCAGAATACCTTTGGAACTACAACAGTACACACATACGCTTTACTTTGCAAAAGCTCTATCAAAAAACAAAGATATGGCTATGATGCTTGCACGCAATATCGATTCTATTTTTGATGAATTACTTATGACCAAAAGAATGGGTAAAGAACCAGATATAGGCAAACTTGGTATTGATCAGGAAAAATCTGTTTCAGAAATAAAGTCATATCTCACAGTTACAGAACGGTCTGATGATGCACAAAAGACAGTAACAATGCATATGGAACTGTTGTCAATATTGCTACCTGAAGATCTTTCTGGTCTCACTCAGGAAACCCTTGATAAGTCAATCACTATCCTTAAAAAGTTGCCCAAGAGAAACATACAAAAATACAAACGATTTCCGATAAAAGAGTTGATTAATATGGACATACCCAAAAAAGACAAACTTGCTCCAAGAGGTGTAAATGCATATTTGAAAACACTGAAGTCTTTTCTCAACTTCTGCTATAAACGAAACTACATTGAAAAGCAATTTGATATTCCACTTATAAAATCTGAAATTGCTTCTAGAGCGGAGAGAACTGCACTCAACATCAATACCATCATAAAGCTCATAAATGGTGCTAAAACATCCGAACTAAAGTCTGCCTACACATTACTGTATTTAACTGGAATGAGGTTGTCAGAAGTATTCAAATGCAAGGTATCCATGATAGATGGAGTAAAATGTTTTGATCTGACCGATACCACTATCAAATTAAAAACAAAGAACAGTTACAGACTTATTCCGGTACATCGATCTATTACTGAACCCGAAGATCTACTTACAAATATACGATCACTACACCCAGAGTATATTGCCAAACAATGCAGTAAGACATTGAAAAGTGGAACACTGTATAGCCTGAGACACTCATTTGCTACTGATCTTGCTTCCTGTGGTGTTGCACCACATCTCATATCGGAGTTAATGGGTCATAAACAAGAAACCATGACACTTTCACGGTATATCAAAGGCTTCCCTATAGAAAAATTAAAACAGGCGATTGATACTTTAACAATTAAGGACTATGACAATTTGACATGA
- a CDS encoding helix-hairpin-helix domain-containing protein gives MQNLITLLSNKTKLDPKAITNILKLLDEGSTVPFIARYRKEMTGGASDDVLRDFYEVYLSARRLLERKEEILNLLTERALIMPQLKSGIESAETMTALEDIYRPYKEKKNTRASLAIKNGLEPLANILQSAKLSRQEFESKARQFVRGPVKSVDDAVKGARDIVAERFSDSPKERTIVRDMLLKHGMLEVKKGKLFEEQGVYKNYKEHSERVAFVPSHRYLAIKRGEKEKQLSVKLTIDSDRYLETLKRYKLREHMGSSKAILFEAYKEGFKRLLFPSIEREVFALLKEKADLGAISVFGKNLTQLLMTPPVTHKVLLGADPAYKTGCKLAVLDENGTYLDDALIFPAPPRSDYEGSRKIVLDLVKKYNIQGVAIGNGTASKETQEFFAGINKELNGTLKYTVVSEAGASVYSASKVAAEEYPDLDVTVRGAISIAGRVRDPMAALVKIDPRSLGIGQYQHDVDQKLLERKLHESVEDLVNHVGVDVNSASASLLSFVAGVGPKLARSIVQYREEHGAFRSKKELLKVKGLGAKAYEQLAGFIRIRDGESIFDNTGIHPESYDVAKVLQEIKEKIDTKRLAEKLGVGEETLNDIIKELDKPGFDPREELPAIPFRDDMTDINMLREGSIVSGVVRNIADFGAFVDIGLKNDGMIHISEMSEKRIKHPLEVLSVNQYLHQIEVISVDVEKGKVGLSLKGIQSGYG, from the coding sequence ATGCAAAACCTTATAACACTGCTCTCCAATAAGACGAAACTTGACCCCAAAGCCATTACAAATATCCTCAAACTTCTGGATGAAGGCTCAACTGTTCCATTTATTGCCCGTTACCGTAAAGAGATGACCGGCGGGGCGAGTGATGATGTGCTTCGTGATTTCTATGAAGTGTATCTGTCAGCCAGACGACTGCTTGAGAGAAAAGAGGAGATACTCAATCTTCTGACCGAAAGGGCACTCATTATGCCTCAGTTAAAATCGGGTATTGAATCTGCTGAAACTATGACAGCACTGGAAGATATTTACAGACCATACAAAGAGAAAAAGAATACCAGAGCCTCTCTTGCCATAAAGAACGGCTTGGAACCCCTTGCCAATATTCTGCAGTCAGCCAAACTGAGCAGGCAGGAGTTTGAAAGTAAAGCCAGACAATTTGTAAGAGGTCCTGTAAAAAGTGTGGATGATGCGGTCAAAGGTGCCAGAGACATAGTGGCTGAGAGATTTTCTGACTCTCCGAAAGAGCGGACCATTGTGAGAGATATGTTACTCAAACACGGGATGCTGGAAGTCAAGAAAGGCAAATTATTTGAAGAGCAGGGTGTCTACAAAAACTATAAAGAACACAGTGAAAGAGTTGCTTTTGTGCCTTCTCACAGGTATCTTGCCATTAAACGCGGGGAGAAAGAGAAACAGCTCTCTGTCAAACTGACCATAGATTCAGACAGATATCTGGAAACCCTGAAACGGTATAAACTCAGAGAGCATATGGGGTCTTCCAAAGCCATTCTTTTTGAAGCCTACAAAGAGGGTTTTAAACGTCTGCTCTTTCCCTCCATAGAAAGAGAAGTGTTTGCTCTTTTAAAAGAGAAAGCGGACCTTGGTGCCATCAGTGTGTTCGGAAAGAACCTGACGCAACTGCTGATGACCCCTCCGGTTACGCATAAAGTACTGTTGGGGGCAGATCCTGCGTACAAAACAGGATGCAAGCTGGCAGTGTTGGATGAAAACGGTACTTATCTGGATGATGCACTGATCTTTCCTGCACCGCCGAGAAGTGACTATGAAGGGTCACGTAAGATCGTTCTGGATCTGGTGAAAAAATACAATATCCAGGGAGTGGCCATAGGAAACGGTACCGCATCCAAAGAGACACAGGAGTTTTTTGCCGGGATCAACAAAGAGTTGAACGGTACTTTGAAATATACAGTGGTATCAGAAGCAGGGGCATCGGTCTATTCTGCATCCAAAGTGGCAGCAGAGGAGTACCCCGATCTTGATGTCACGGTGCGGGGAGCCATCTCCATCGCCGGAAGGGTACGTGACCCTATGGCTGCCTTGGTCAAGATAGATCCAAGATCTTTGGGTATAGGGCAGTATCAGCATGATGTAGACCAGAAACTGCTTGAGAGAAAACTGCATGAAAGTGTGGAAGACCTGGTGAACCATGTGGGTGTCGATGTGAACTCCGCTTCAGCCTCTCTGCTCTCTTTCGTTGCCGGTGTCGGACCGAAACTTGCCAGGAGTATCGTGCAGTACAGAGAAGAACATGGAGCGTTCAGGAGCAAGAAAGAGCTGCTGAAGGTCAAAGGTCTTGGAGCAAAAGCCTATGAACAGCTGGCGGGGTTCATACGTATTCGTGACGGAGAGAGTATCTTTGACAATACCGGTATACACCCTGAGAGTTATGATGTAGCCAAAGTGTTGCAAGAGATCAAAGAGAAGATAGATACAAAGCGTTTAGCTGAAAAACTGGGTGTTGGTGAAGAGACACTCAACGATATTATCAAAGAGTTGGATAAACCAGGGTTTGACCCGAGAGAGGAATTGCCTGCGATTCCTTTTAGAGATGACATGACCGACATCAATATGCTAAGAGAGGGGAGTATCGTCTCCGGTGTCGTAAGGAACATTGCAGACTTCGGTGCTTTTGTAGATATAGGGCTCAAGAATGACGGCATGATCCACATATCGGAAATGAGTGAAAAACGTATCAAACATCCTCTTGAAGTACTGTCTGTCAATCAGTATCTGCATCAGATAGAGGTGATTTCTGTTGATGTGGAAAAAGGGAAGGTCGGATTGAGTCTGAAGGGTATTCAGAGTGGCTATGGATGA
- a CDS encoding helix-turn-helix transcriptional regulator, whose product MLDLSTYGYNLAANERLEEMIEFFWRGGRGSASELAERFGVNKRTINNDIKRLPFLERDGWTYYLPKSYLELQPYEKAKMSGAMMLAMFEKAVPMLSEHAESLFEFMPKNREIFLFDFAFEALDDEEMMAKLVSIIDERRGATFEYTNNKKETKQRFTFPVKIANFNGHWYLLALDAEADKIKSFRLNAMKHLKEMEEDPVSEAQKDHWHKTLEAMDASKVQKEFVMFEAE is encoded by the coding sequence ATGCTCGATCTCTCCACCTACGGTTACAACCTTGCCGCCAACGAAAGACTCGAAGAGATGATAGAATTTTTCTGGAGAGGAGGACGGGGAAGTGCCTCGGAGCTGGCAGAACGTTTCGGTGTGAACAAAAGAACCATCAACAACGACATCAAACGGCTTCCTTTTCTGGAGCGTGACGGATGGACCTACTATCTTCCCAAGTCCTACCTCGAACTCCAGCCTTATGAAAAAGCGAAGATGAGTGGTGCGATGATGCTGGCGATGTTCGAGAAGGCTGTTCCCATGCTCAGTGAACATGCAGAGTCTCTCTTTGAATTTATGCCCAAGAACAGAGAGATCTTCCTCTTCGACTTCGCCTTTGAAGCATTGGACGATGAAGAGATGATGGCAAAGCTTGTAAGCATCATCGATGAGAGAAGAGGTGCGACCTTTGAATATACCAATAACAAGAAAGAAACGAAACAGCGTTTCACCTTTCCTGTAAAGATCGCCAACTTCAACGGACACTGGTACCTTCTGGCACTCGATGCAGAAGCAGACAAGATCAAAAGCTTTCGTCTCAATGCCATGAAGCACCTCAAGGAAATGGAAGAAGATCCTGTCAGCGAAGCGCAGAAGGATCATTGGCACAAAACACTTGAAGCAATGGATGCTTCAAAGGTGCAAAAAGAATTCGTAATGTTTGAAGCAGAGTAA
- a CDS encoding RsiV family protein: protein MKTVLLAFVLALTATLNAAPPANKTDDITEEKLVRMIDTKEEHGRSCEAYSYITPMQRLKLLHHDDFMLGDILSDSLTIDKIEPEHLEKTNLTECSNADINISEYTYAEELSYLNDTVVTIDVFQYAYGAGAAHGNGHMSHYIYDRDYGMRLGWEDLFGKSKAFDLYVLKRVVNEIADEEFISYFESTEQLLNFRIPGYYAITEKGLLIQYGKYEITPGSSGLPSIVVPKKVLRQYMSQEKYQKYFMTRTELLAEMLSEF, encoded by the coding sequence ATGAAAACTGTGTTATTGGCATTTGTATTGGCGTTAACTGCCACTCTCAATGCAGCTCCCCCTGCAAATAAAACGGACGACATCACAGAAGAAAAACTGGTCAGAATGATCGATACGAAAGAGGAGCATGGCAGATCCTGTGAAGCATACAGCTACATCACTCCTATGCAAAGACTGAAACTCCTGCACCACGATGATTTCATGCTGGGCGACATTCTCAGTGATTCCCTCACCATTGACAAAATAGAACCGGAACACCTTGAAAAGACAAACCTTACAGAGTGCAGTAATGCAGATATCAATATCAGTGAATATACCTATGCCGAAGAGCTGAGCTATCTCAACGACACTGTTGTCACTATAGATGTATTCCAGTACGCCTATGGTGCAGGAGCGGCACACGGCAATGGGCATATGTCCCATTACATCTACGACAGGGACTACGGTATGCGTCTGGGCTGGGAGGATCTTTTCGGAAAGAGCAAAGCGTTCGATCTGTATGTCCTCAAACGTGTGGTCAATGAGATCGCGGATGAAGAGTTCATCTCCTATTTCGAGTCGACTGAGCAGCTGCTCAACTTCCGTATACCGGGCTACTACGCCATTACAGAGAAAGGCCTCCTCATTCAGTACGGCAAATATGAGATCACCCCGGGTTCGTCCGGTCTTCCTTCCATAGTCGTTCCCAAAAAGGTGCTCAGACAGTACATGAGCCAGGAAAAGTACCAGAAGTACTTTATGACAAGAACA